GGGCTTGGCGGTTTGAAACACTTGCACCATGAACTCtcatttacttaaacgggcctaggtttggggggcatggttCGGTTTATAATCGGGCAGGTCGGTGTTAggctttaattgggctaccttaaatgggccttaaacgAGTTATGGACCTacttaagtctaaacgggctctaatgGGCTCCCcttaaaatccttttttaagtGGATTAAATGTCTCGAAATCTTCCATTTGAAAATAGTAAAGGTCACCCGAAAACTCTCCACAGttaatcatatatgagatcatgATTGTTTcttacacacaaaaaaaaaaaaaaaaagagagagggagagattatGACAAGTACCAAAGTGATTGTTCTCCACAAGAATTGTCTGTCCTTCATCACTCCCTATTAAAACATCTCATTAgaccctattttattttattaaaaagttGAATGTAATACCATGTTCAACATCATCtatcatagattttttattacaaagtctttactattattttgtattagtagtggtaaaataggtatttaggcaGTTTTAAAGGGATCAGGTCAGTCAGGCTAAATGACTCGGTTCAAGCGGGCTTCTTAAACGAGTCAAGCCGATCGGGCACCTGATGGGCTAGTAGCCTGCACCGTAAACGCCCATTTAATAAGCGTGTCGGGCCCCAGGTCGGGCCTTAAGCGAGTCGGGCACGGTTGGACCTATCGGTGCATGCCCTGGATTGAACGTAGGTGAGAGTTCTTATACTTTCCAAAGCCTTGAAAATCCAAACTACAAAGCAAACAGAGAAGCGGGGGGTCTTTTCCATGACCCAACCATGCAGTTAAGAACCGTTGTTCTTGCAAGGGCAAAAACTATACGGAACGGATCTTTCTTCTCTACTAACATTTTAATTAACTCAGATAACATCACCAACCCCATCTCCTATTACTTCTCTCTTCTAAAGTCATCACCCAATCCCAAGCACCTTTGCCATCTCCACGGTCGCCTGCTTCGAACGGGTCTATATAGCAATGTAATCTTAAGCTCTAAGCTAGTTATGATGTACTCCACTCCTCACAATCTCATTTCACACTCGCTCTCTGTCTTCCTCCACATGCCTGAGAGGAACATCTACTCTTGGAACATAATAATCGGAGAGTTTTCTCGGTTGGGTTTGCCAGAAAAATCGGTAGAACTCTTTCTTCGAATGCAGAATTCCGAGGTTCAACCGGATGTCTTCACGTTCCCTCTTGTGCTGAGAGCCTGCGCGAGTGCTGGATCGATGTTTGGTGGCATGTCAGTACATGGGTTGTGCGTGAAGGTTGGGTTGGAGAAGAATGTTTTTGTTGCATCGGCATTGGTCTTCTTGTATGTCAGTTTTGGGAGGATTTTGATGGCAAGGAAATTGTTCGACGAAATGCCTGAGAGAGATGCTGTACTTTGGACGGCTATGCTGGCTGGCTATGCTCAGCATGAGGAACCAATGTTGGGTTTGGTGGTGTTTAGGGAGATGGTTGGTGAAGGAATTCAGCTTGATGCTGTGGTTATGGTTAGCCTGCTTTTGATCTGTAGCCAATTGGGTTGGCTAAGACATGGTAAGAGTGTGCAGGGGTGGAGTATTAGGAGGTGTCTGCACCTGGGATTGAGTTTGGGGAATGCTTTTGTTCACATGTATGTGAAATGCGCCTCCTTAAGTTATGCCCAGAAAATTTTTAATGTGATTCCCGAGACAGATGTGATTTCTTGGAGTGCATTGATCTTAGGGTATGGGATTAATGGAAGTGTCAATGTTGCTTTGGATCTCTTTGATCTGATGTGCAGAGAAGGATTTGAGCCAAACGATGTGACCTTTCTTGGTGTTTTATCAGCATGTGCACATGCTGGTATGGTGCAACAAGCACATGTGCTTTTTGATATGATGAAGGATTATAAGGTAATGCCTGAGTTGAAGCATTATGCTTGCATGGTTGATTGCTTAGGCAGAGCAGGGCTATTGGAAGAGGCAGAGAGGTTTATAGAGGAAATGCCAGTGGAGCCTGATGGAGCTGTGTTGGGCGCTCTCTTGGGGGGTTGTCGAGTTCATGGCAACATTGAAGTCGGGGAACGGATTGCAAAGAAGCTGCTGGGTTTGGAGCCGGAGAAGGGTGGATATTATGTTCTTTTGGCCAATATCTATGCAGCTGCTGGTAGGTTCGATGATGCAGAGGAAGTGAGGGAGTTGATGAAGCAAGAAAATGTGAATAAGCTACCTGGGAGTAGCCTGATTGAATTGGAGAGTCGTTTTCATCTGTCAATCACAAAGAAATGAAGTTTTATCTGCTTTAGAGAATGGTTGAAATGACAATAGTCTTCTAATAGAAAAATCGAGTGAAGTATGGGGTTTGACATGAACCGAAAGTCCTGTCCCAAAAAGACTTTTTCTAGAAGAATAATGGTAATTCAAGCAGTCCTGATTTCATGAGGATCGTACAACTAGTTGTTCTTAAAATTCCATGGTTCAATCGTTGTGACATTACCAAGTTGCTTCATTTGTCATTCATGAGAAATAATGTTATCAGTTGAGGTGCAGTTTTCTCTACTGTAAAATAATAGTGCATTCGATCACAAAAAAATATCTGTATATGTTACTACAATTTCAATGAaataaagagaattttttttttattcttttatagtTTATATCTTATTTTGACAATGGAGGCCCCAGTACGAAAAAGTGACCAGATTTATTGGGAAGGCGTTAGAAAAAGCAAAGGCAGacctaagatgactattaacgagGTAGAACGAAAAGATATGCAAATTGTAAGGCTCAATCCTAGTATGACTTTGGATAGAGTTTTATGGACGACAAGAACTCGTGTTGCTAAACCCCTATAAGGGATGTTTCCATGATGTGGCTTTATATTCTAAGATACCCTCTAAACTCATcctcatttttttctccttttaacttatcttttattcttcattattttctatTACTTTACtgcattggatccatgtagccgactccattcagttgggataaggttatgtttgttgttgttgtttgacaATGGTTGAAATAAAGCAGATTAtaggggtggggggaggaggGTGAAGAAGTGGAGAATCAGGAACCCTTTCAcacatttataatttattgaaGATGAACATTCagttctttatatatatatatatatacacacacacactagtAAACTTACAGAACAAACCAAATGCGTTTTTCTGACTGAATACCAACATTGAATTGCAGACACATTGATTATCTTCGTTCAACTAATAAGGGTCTGAAATATATAGTACTTTCGATGTTCCTCTCTATATCTCACCGATCATATCAATGGTAATCTAAATAAATCGTAGGTTCTTATCATTAGAAGCTCATATTTGATTCAAGGAAATGATTTAAATTAAAGCCCCACAATATGTATTGTCTTTGATCAGGACATTGCACTTGTGTAAGAGTAAAGCATACAACAAGAATGCAGAAGTTGATGCAGGATCAACAGGGTTGAGTGCATTGAAGCTAGTTTGTCCAGTGCATCTGTCTGTGATAGGAAAACATCCAAAGTGGAAAGAGCAATGGCACAATGACGAAAAAATAACAATGCAAGCCACCAGTTTTGAGAACTGGCAAGCTGATTACTGCTATGATAACTTTTAACTTGCAAGAGCTTGCAAATGATGCAGTTGACATTTTACAGCAACACCACGCTGTACAGAAATGATAGCCAGATATTATGCTGACATAATACAATTACATTCCCTTAGTCATTAACATTGCAACCGTCTtgtaccaaaaagaaaaaaaaaaaatcgttacTGTCACATACCTTCATTTCCTTCTTCACCATCACCTTCCTCACCCTCTCTATCTCTAACAATAAGGGCATAcctggtgcacgaggctctcacATGTGCGAGGTCCAGGGGGCGAGAATTACGCTGCCTTACCCTCTCTATCTCTAACAATCTTCCCCATATTTTCCATTCTGGTTTGGAGTTTGTTTAGGCAGATACCTCTCTATAGAGTTCATCACCCTTTTTACTGTTTGCAATAATGTCTGGAAATAAGTCGTAATAAAAGAATCCATAAACAATCATCgtatgaatggaaaattttcaagtaTCTGTAAACAATCATTTGCAtgattggaattttttgaagTATCTATTGTTCTTTAAAGAGCATGTGTTAATTAGATCTGATTAAGGTGCAACCATGCAAGTATTGTTTCTAAACAAATCTTAGAATTTTCCCAATGAACTATGAAATAATCAAGACAAAAGATTGATCATATGAAATCAAATGACAAATAGACCCAAGAAGATTTCACCACCCATCTAAATAGGGCTGAAGATTATCCACATATTCAGAGATGGAAGAGAGAAGACTGGTAAAAGGGCAAAGGTATTCAATGTTCGGAGCTAATAAATGAAACAGGAATTAATGGAGGAGGACtcaagaagagaaaagggtGGGTGGGAGGGACATTCTGATGAATCAATGTCCATAGATATAGAAGTTAAATGTTATTTCCTTCAAAAGCATGCAAGACACTGTAATCAAATAATAACAAACTAGTTACCACTTGAAATGGAAACGAGATCCACCTCGATGCCATATTTATAGTAATTTTTACCTCACACAACTGTGCTAGTTAAATTCCAGTCTAAATTAGTCTTTGATGGAttagtctttttattttatatatagaaagggaaagaaattatgttaagtgaaaaaaaaaaatttggaaaaagaaattaaattaagtgAAAAAACTTAGTACATCAATTTCTTAGTGGATATGAGCCAAACAAAGCATAAGAAGAACCACGCCATTTGTAGGCCTGAGTCTCACACCCGCCTCCCGTAGGCTAAGGCATACGGCATTGTCCTTATTGTATCCAGTCAACCTAACTCCCCAAGATCTCAAAGCTATAGGCTAATACACACAATGCACCAAGATCACTaaaatcacatatatatatatatatataaagtaaaTTTATACATAACTGGTGTCAACTATGTGATATTGTTTCATGATATATACAAAATGTAAAATTCAGTACTTCTCCAAATCCATatgtaacaccccaaatctcacctctttacattaaTTGTGAATAGGCAAAAGTAACAGACTGGagaggccaacactagcttgACTAGTAGCAGTGGAATgtcaagaaggaaagaatgacccaacatgtatCTGTGCCTTCTATCAACAGTGTTGGAGGAATTTGAAAGAAAAGTGGGCTAACAGGTAGGCAATTATCTTTAATAAGGGTTGGCAATGATACATGATTGAACAGACTCAAAGGGGAACAAGTCTGGCTCATCCGGTTGGAGAGTTCTGGACATGACAGGCAGGCTTGTTGACTGGACAGAATGTCCAGAATTGACTGAAATAGGTCCCACTCtttaaatttgatatgtggACCTATTTTCATGAGTctgaaatgataaaataaactaaatagtataattataaaattaaaaattttaatttgaagatgggtatataattatatatgtaATTACAATATGACATAATTATGGATttacatatttatatatatatatatatatgtaatttatatatatatatatatatattataagaaGTTAGTGGGCCATTAATGTGAGGGGCTATATAAGAGCCACCACCGCCACCCATTTCACTCCAATTTTCTCACTTGGATAATACTTGgacagcaagagaaagaaaggagaaagaagaagaagagaagagaagagaaggaaatcagagaagaaatcaatTTGCTTAGGAGGCTACTGCAAGATTCAGCATCAGGTAAGAGATTCTCACCTATATTAACCTGtaacaagaagaaaatttcagaaattgaaaGGGTATGAACTGATTTGGGTTGGAACTTGTGGAAGAAAAGGAATTCTGGAAAATTTCAGCAAATAACTCAACTGTATGAAGTCTAATTCTCTGTTCTTAATGAATTGATTGGAAGATATAAAATAATTTTACCAAAGAATGCATGCCGATTGGGGTTAGAATATGAAAATTCTCCCCTAAAACCTCAAAACAGTAAATGCTTTAGAGAATAAGTGAAATCTCACTTTGAATTCTGTTGGTTGAGGACTCTAATGGTGCATGCAAGTTGATTGAGGTCTGATTTTTCACATGCAAGGTAAAATTCATGATGGAATGCATGCATGCAACCCTAGATTGGGGATTTGATCATGGCAATTGTACTCTATTTCATACTTGCGGATGAAAACATGTGAATATGAGgttgaatctgaaatttcttgCTGAAATTGGTAATtacaattaataaattaaaaatagattAATGTTGGACTAAGAAAAGGATGGAATTGAAGTAATAACTCACTGTTGTGAGATTACAGTACAAGAACAGAGAGATATGGACCAAAATAGAGGTGAAAACCAGTAGGGAGAATGGAAAAATCGAATTTCTGCAAAAAATAGACAACCGGTGGGAGACATTAGGCCAGCCGGTTGGACCAGAGTCTCCAGCCGGTTAGGCTTCCAGAGACCATATTGCCCTCAGTTTTTTACAGTGATCTGTGGGTTTGAACGAGGACTTGTAGGGCCTATAGGGAAGATAGAAAATGACCCTATTAGGGAATGACTGAACTTgagtttattttaataaatatatgtataatTTCTGATTTTAGGAGTTCCCAATAGCTGTGAGGGGGCCTATTCAGCACCAGGAGGAGAGAGTTGTTTCTGATtgccaaggtgagtgggtgtccCTAACCtcctttcttttggtgtgtttattgATTGTTGTTCATGCATTTATTGTTTGCGTATGTGTATATGCATTTATTTTACAAGTATATTATGGTGGAAGTGATGGAAGGGAAATGTGGAAGGTAAGACAAATGAGATGGGTCACGTGTAGGTGCCTATGTTTGCATGTGTAATTTTGTtgattggttgtgcatcatttagtatGCTGAGTTAGGTATTATAACcctaagtgctacaccccttgttcGTAGGAggttaggtacggactaatcccgacatatgtggctgcctgatcaATAGTACACTTGAGTGGTACGACGGACTATACCAGAGATAGATATGAGATaggatacgacgtactgtatgccTGGTGGATATTATTAAAAGGGGTTACCATTTAGAGGTTAGCCAGGGGACCAAGACTCTGACCGGGACTAGCTGGCTCCTGCTTAtaacgagcttgtattcctgaggtcCAACGTACAGgatagggaatgccacctacgttgcatagcactatacccataggtaATGAGACTTaattagtaatggactagggatCTGTATCGTTAAATAAATGGAATCATGAGTATCATCTttatgtgtggagcatgcattacGTGTGTTTGTCtatcccacccctcattgagacTAGTGCTCACCCCCTTTCCTTTGATATATAAATGAGAAGAGCAGTCACCTACAAATCACTAGTTCTAAGTATGATGCTATGGCTATGGATCAATTGGCTTGTATTCAGGATGATGATTACAGTCATGGACCTGATTACAAGTGCGATGATTGTGTATATGGTGGACAGCATTTCTGAGAACTGATGGACAGCATTTCTGAGATCTAATGTATATGGTTATTCTTTTGTGCATATATGGATAGTGGTAGAAACTAGTTTTTGATGGTTCAGACTACATGTGGGAGAAATGTTATGTAATTAGCAGGTGGGAGAAAAGTTTAATGGTTTAACCGGTGTGAGAacttttgtatatatatattttgatatttggatCATTGTAATATGATGGATTATTGTAAGTAGCTTGTGAATTACTGGACATATAATACTAAGTACCACATAGATGCACTGGCTGAATATAAACTTTACTTGATTTTGTATTAACTGCTATAAACTCTAATCTGATTATGATGAATAGTACATGTGGATGTGGGTTTGTGGACTCTCCTAGAATATGATTCTGGGTAAACATGCTGACTGGGTGCACTAAGATATCCATGGCTGGTATACCTGTGCCATAAGAAGGGCAAGGTGTGAAACCATACATATCTGATCATCCATATTGCCTACACAAAATATAAAGTAAGATCATTGAAGTTACTCAGTAATCCAAGCCTCTAAAGGCATAATCATCACACCCGCAATTGGGTCCATGATCCACCACTGCTTCTGGAACAACCCATCAAGTATCCAAAGCAGCTCCAGAAGTGTCTGTGCTGGGACCTGGTAGCTCACTAGTATCTCCATCtaagaaaaacaacaataataatggtGAGCTTCACcaagctcagtgaggggtgggtaCAAGCACGCATACACAATACAAATTATGCAATGCATATGCATGCTCCCAGTTATATGATGCATATGAATCCATTTTCTTACACTACTTTCCTATTTCCA
This Macadamia integrifolia cultivar HAES 741 unplaced genomic scaffold, SCU_Mint_v3 scaffold1173, whole genome shotgun sequence DNA region includes the following protein-coding sequences:
- the LOC122062989 gene encoding pentatricopeptide repeat-containing protein At4g14170, whose protein sequence is MQLRTVVLARAKTIRNGSFFSTNILINSDNITNPISYYFSLLKSSPNPKHLCHLHGRLLRTGLYSNVILSSKLVMMYSTPHNLISHSLSVFLHMPERNIYSWNIIIGEFSRLGLPEKSVELFLRMQNSEVQPDVFTFPLVLRACASAGSMFGGMSVHGLCVKVGLEKNVFVASALVFLYVSFGRILMARKLFDEMPERDAVLWTAMLAGYAQHEEPMLGLVVFREMVGEGIQLDAVVMVSLLLICSQLGWLRHGKSVQGWSIRRCLHLGLSLGNAFVHMYVKCASLSYAQKIFNVIPETDVISWSALILGYGINGSVNVALDLFDLMCREGFEPNDVTFLGVLSACAHAGMVQQAHVLFDMMKDYKVMPELKHYACMVDCLGRAGLLEEAERFIEEMPVEPDGAVLGALLGGCRVHGNIEVGERIAKKLLGLEPEKGGYYVLLANIYAAAGRFDDAEEVRELMKQENVNKLPGSSLIELESRFHLSITKK